In Tachysurus vachellii isolate PV-2020 chromosome 24, HZAU_Pvac_v1, whole genome shotgun sequence, the sequence AAGGTTAAAgcctacttttaattttattcaattgttcagctttaattattagaaTAATTAAGTGGTTTAAAAGtgctgctgttattttattttatgttattttatatcaaaataggaacaaagtctctctctctctctctctctctctctctctcttaatttcaatttaagtgtgctttattggcatgacaaaaactgtacatttgtattaccaaagCATTTGCAGCTGTGCTGCATacaaatagtacaaaaagttaaatttaaacaaagtacattgtgcataattaaaagtaaaatagtaaattatagaaatacaataagaacgtacattattgtatttaatatattgattcatttatttattaatctaaacATCTCTGAGCTCATGTTATCACCTCATCgagctctgatttgaaaagcttAGAGTAATGAACCTTATCCCAATACAATTGGGTTGAAAGCTCGGAGCTTCGGTGTCACTGGTAACATCACTATTGCCAGGTTGGATTTACTTTTTCCCCTTTTGTTTTCTTATGAGAGTTTCTCTATGCTGcctgccttttttttccagttttttgtGCTCCGGTGTTTTTCCTACCGGTGGAGTTTATTTTTAGGATTCGAATTAGTACGAACTTTTCcagtggattatttattttctccctgtTTTGGATTCTATTTTTTCGTTTATGGACACTCTTGCCTGCTATTGTTTCCTACTTATTTACTTAACTCATTAAAGCTCTCTTTTGAACATTGGCCTGCGTTTGGGTTCTCCccctgagtctctctctctgaaccaTTATACCATCTCTCTGAATCATTATACCATTATACTAGTTCACTAGTCACAGGCTAAGAATACTATCATTCTAAAGTATTTTGGGAAGTAATATAATAAGTTAAGCATACAGACACCACATGATTTTGTCTTCCTCATATCCTGAGACCTATCAAGACGTTCCAGAGGAACAGGGGTATGTGGAGCACAGCAAGGTGTGATAAGTTTTTTCTGAAAAGGGGGTGCtggtttttggctttgtaggcaatcACCAGTGGATTATACCTGATGtgggcagctacaggaagctgGTGGTGGGAGCCTAATGGGATTGTGTGGGAGAACTGTAGAAGAACAATAATTTATGCATTTGCAGAGATCAAATATTGCTCCGATGGAGACCTGAAGTGAGCTGCAGCAGTAAATTCACAAACTGATCTGGGACTGAACATGAATCTGAGTGGCCtgtgtgaataaaaatggaTAAATCATACTGATgttctaaaaaatatattgtcaACGGCCTTTCAGTATTCTAATTAATGCTACATAAATACAAGATATTTACAAGTACTCTAGTCACTCTTGTGATTTAtccaataaattaaattgaatcagGCTTTTgtgaattatatttaattacagcCCAAATCCACCACTGTGTAATATGTACCACTTTGAATACTTGCAGCATCGTGTGCATTGGCAGCTGTCCTCTCTGAGGTTcaagataaaacaaaattagTCTGATCACCACCCTTCACCCTAGTTATTACTGCTGCCACATCATACCAGTGGACTGATCAGTTATTTGGCACACCATTACTGTCAGcgacgcgggggtaaaaacggacccaaatgcaggacagcttaacaaaaacagggtttattaactaaaggaacactaaacaggacgaagacaaagacaacagaggattccacgctgcacaaggcaacgcggctcaaataaatactaatgataatcatgacacatgagggacatgtgtgcagaggcggggaggaaaagacaagggcggggcagacacgtgaacaaagaacataaacaaaaggcacatggccaaagtccgggcagagtcctgacaattaCAAAGCACCAAACAGCTGATAGATTAAAATTTTTGCAAATGTTTCTTTCGCAGTAAATCGTTATGATAGTTACTAGTTATGATCTTGATTTGATATTCATTAGGAATATGATGAACTCTTGAACTAGcgttaaatgtgtatatataatatactcaAGGAAGTTAGAGTAATTGTACTGTATGACAGGTATAAACTAGATGTATTTAAATCAATCATGATAAGGTGTgttgttatattaaaaaaatccacaacaGGGTGGTTTTATATGGTctagtgagaaacagagagttTGGTCTGGTTCATACCTGACATTGTATGCATGTACAAAATTGTggtttacatttttgtctacCTATCTTATGTACACTAAAGGTGACATTAACTAGACATATCAATCATAACATCTTTTTTAGTCAGGCTTCACAGAAACTTTATCAAATTGAGGCAAATTGAGTTTTTAAAATTTCACAAATTATAGAAAACTTTTAtccccaaaataaaataaaaaaaaataaaaattggacACTCAGTAAGACAACAGTTGCAGTGGTTTAGTGTTTAGTTTGCCATCTTTTGTTTTCTAGAAATTCTTGAGCATGAGCATGTGAGCACCTGAGCACGGAACCAGCCAGTTTCTGTAACAGTTCTAAAAGTTCCTGGATCACCCATAAAGAAATCTATGTAAAGGACTAGAGACCTTGTTAGTGATTCTGGGCATGACCACTGAGTAATAGATAAAAATTCATTATCGGTTGCCCACTAGCTTGGTGTAGAGCTACCCATGACTGATATGACAGTGGATCAACTttacactgacactgaagactaaACTTTCACTGAAGGCAAATTCTCATATGTTTTTCATTCTCATACAGCTTTCAGTCTTGTAAAATTTCAGGATAAACTGTGAAGTAATTGTACTGACCTACATGTCCTCTAGTGACAAATGTTGCTGGCGTGCTTGGACAAAGCCCCGACAGTCCCACTAAGGAATGTGTCCTATGTTTTGCACGAGTAAGTTTAAACAGTAGGGATCAAGACTGGTCTTACCTTAGAGTGGATTGTTCTTCGAAGTCTCAacgtcttctaacaaaggatcctcttcagGTTCTTTTACCTAgtctattgttattttttagatGAAgcagtcagacttagaccttcttgtcttttcaggttcctcacaatgggaggccttgtttttatttaaagcaatgtAATACAAATAAGTGTATgcaatatgtatatgtgtatgtatatgtatatgtgtatgtatatgtgtatgcaaaatctagccatgggggtcacagtccagtgacttctgtgccggtcccaagcccggataaatagagagggttgcgtcaggaagggcatccggcataaaacattgccaaatctaaccatgcgagttgtcagtaagaatttcataccggatcggtcgaggcccgggttaacaacgaccgccatcggcgccgttgacctacagggcgccggtggaaattgggctactgttggtcgaaggagtagaggagggaggagagtgcacagacagagagagaagagggaaggtaagagtgtaggactgagaatagggactctgaatgttggtactatgacagggaaaggtagagagctggctgatatgatggagagaaggaaggtggatatactgtgtgtacaggagaccaagtggaagggtagcaaggctcgtagtataggagcaggattcaagctgttttattatggtgtggatagtaagagaaatggggtaggtgtggtcctgaaggaggagtttgtgaggaatgttctggaggtgaagagagtgtcagacagggtgatgagtctgaagttagagattgaaggggtgatgttgaatgttgttagtggttatgccccacaggtaggttgtgagttagaggagaaagagagattctggtgtgaattcgatgaggtgattgagagtattcccacgggtgagagagtggtgataggagcggattttaatggacatgttggtgaggggaacacaggtgatgaggaggtgatgggcaagtttggagttaaggaaaggaaccttgaaggacagatggtagtagactttgctaagaggatggacatggctgtggttaacacgtattttcagaagagggaggaacatagagtgacttacaagagtggaggtaggagaacacaggtagactacatcctttgtagaagaggcaatctgaaagagattagtgactgtaaagtggtagtgggagagagtgtagccagacagcataggatggtggtgtgtaggatgactctgatggtctgtaagaggaagaggtcaaagatagagaagaaaactaagtggtggaagctgaaaaaggaggaatgttgtgaggaatttagacagaagttgaggcaggctctgggtggtcaggtagtgctgccggatgactgggaaactacagcagaagtgatcagggagacagggagaaaggtgctgggtgtgtcatctggaaggaggaaagaagataaggagacttggtggtggaatgaggaagttcaggatagtatacagaggaagagattagccaagaagaagtgggatatggacaggactgaagagaatagacaggaatacaaggagttacagcgcagagtgaagagggaggtgtctaaggccaagcagaaggcatatgatgagttgtacactaggttagacactagagaaggagagaaggacttgtacaggttagctagacagagggatcgagatgggaaggatgtgcagcaagttagaattattaaggatagagatggaagggtgctcacaagtgaggagagtgtacagaggagatggaaggaatactttgaggagctgatgaatgaggaaaatcagagggaaaaaagagtagaaggggtgaactctgtggaacaggaagtagataagattagaaaggatgaagtcaggaaggccttgaagaggatgaaaagtggaaaggcagttggtcttGACGACATCCcagtagaggtctggaagtgtctaggagaggcagcagtggaatttttaactagtttgttcaacagggtattagaaagtgagaggatgcctgaggaatggagaaggagtgtgttagtgccgatctttaagaataagggtgacgtgcagagttgcagcaactatagggggataaagttgatgagccatgcaataaagttgtgggaaagagtagtggaagctaggttaagtaaggtggtggaaatttgtgagcagcagtatggcttcatgcccagaaagagcacaacagatgcaatttttgctctgagaatgttgatggagaagtatagggatggtcagagggagttgcactgtgtgtttgtagacttagagaaagcgtatgacagagtgccaagagaagagctgtggtactgtatgaggaagtcaggagtagcagagaagtatgtcagagtggtgcaggacatgtatgagaggagcaggacagtggtgaggtgtgctgtaggtcagacagaggagtttacagtggaggtgggactgcatcagggatcggctctgagccccttcctgtttgctatagtgatggaccagttgtcagaggaggtcagacaggagtctccttggacgatgatgtttgcagatgacattgtgatctgtagtgagagcagggagcaggtggaggaaaacctggagaggtggaggtttgcgctggagagaagaggaatgaaagtcagtcgtagtaagactgagtacatgtgtgtgaatgaaagggagggaagtggaatagtaaggttacagggtgaagaggtgaagaaggtacaggagtttaagtacttggggtcaacagtccagagtaatggagagagtgggaaagaagtaaagaagcgaatgcaggcaggttggagtgggtggagaaaggtgtcaggagttctgtgtgataggaaaatatcagcaagaatcaaggggaaggtgtacaggacagtggtgagaccggccgtgctgtatggtttagagacagtgacactgaagaagagacaggagtcagagcttgaggtagccgaactgaagatgttgaggttctctttgggtgtgacaagattggacaggattaggaacgagtacatcagagggacagcccatgttggacgtttgggggacaaagttagggaggcgagattaagatggtttggacatgttcagaggagggagagtgagtacattggtaggagaatgttggacatggcgctgccaggcaggaggcaaagaggaaggccaaagaggaggtatatggatgtaattaatgaggatttgaagctagtgggtgcaagtgttgaggatgcagaagatagggttaggtggagagagatgattcgctgtggcgacccctgaagggaaaagccgaaagaagaagaagaagtatgcaatatatcgtcgctgtcgggcggaaacctcttatgtccaaatttggtcaatttcatattttttcacatttcgatgttattggtcagtccccacgtgggtctgttatttttacaagttattaaccaatctaaagtcttgaaaatagcttgagcgcaaatctcataactccattggacacttcagctgttcacctcttcctcactccgcaggagagcttcacggcatatttctcctcaagaagagtcgcaacgaatcaacacgtcttctgaggtaaatgtcttcaaaacactgggctcaaagaaaaaaaaatcttgacccccgctagttctggtgctcgtctgaggacaggaatttagcgcaagacaatccactgcaacgcagactaaaccctgtgcactgcagataaggtacggcgttttttttatttcctgaaaaataacggttttggagatatgaggattccgcctgacagcgacgatatgtaaagtaaataaaataaaacctcaaaataatcaaacaattctagcataagtaaaagtatttaaaatgtaaagatagtaacaaaccaagaaacactatCCAAGTGTAAGCTTACGTTAAGCTGTTCTCTGATGCACAATCCTTATGCAATACAAATGTAGTACAGTAACTAAGCTTAAGTTTGGCTATAGTAGAATGCATACCCGTTATTCAATACAGCAAgatttatatactttatttgGCTGGGCACCTGCGGCGCATCTGCCCTGGACTTTCCTTGCATTTGCCTGGCACTATCCAGGACAGTGACAGGCTCTTACAGGAGAGAGATACTGTAGGCCCCAGTGTCTGTTAGCGAAGCATTTGGTTACATGTCATTTTGTGGTTGACCTTTTTTAAGCTGTGCCTCTGCAGTGTGCTTCTGCAGTGCAATGCATCATATCTTGCACATCAGAGATACAGTATACATCAGCCAGGCTTACAACATCCTGTGGTTATATGGAACAGCATGTTCTATTTTCTTCTAGCCACattcaacatttaaatatatatttcaattataGAAAAAGgatacatataaatgtaaataacagcGACCAGAGCTCTATTGAACTTctgataaataatttgtttttatcgCATAAATCTTCTTAGTCAGTTgaaatcttcttccagctgtttAGGTACAGCATCTGATCCTCTGCAGTCTTGCAGTAGCATTTATGGCAattgtaattgtatttaattcatattcaattgtttcatttctgtaacCAAGTTTTCTACTTTCAGAAGTTTATTAGCAAACATTAGTTGCTTTTGTTCCTCTGTTTTTTCCTGATTAGCTTCTCTACGCCTTTCTTTTTACCTTTCTCATTCCTTTTGGTTTACTTTGCTTTTGGACAGGAATGTCTCCTTAGCTTTGGGCCGAGGGGGATTCATAAATCCTACAACTCCATTCTCACCTATTCTTACAACAACTGTTATCTTAAGAATTAGATTCTATGTTAAAATAACCAGTGATGGTATTCCTTAGTCAAAATCATTAATCCTAAACTAATAAGTATCAGCATTTATGGTCTCAAAATGCAGTAATGACACgtctgaaaaacacacaaacttgcAACAGGAAACACACCCATCTATGGAGGAtttgagggatgtggtagcctagtggttaaggtgttggacaactGACTAGATggtcaaatcccaggtccaccaagctgccactgccgggcccctgagcaaggcccttaaccctcaattgctttgttgtataaattgtaagtcactctggatacgAGAGTCTAGTAAATGTAGAATAACTTACtttttagctctgtgttgttttctgtAGCTCCAgagtcctggaggaacgttgtttcatttcactactgCGTCAGTGATATGTGGCTAAAATGACAATGAATGCTTCTTGActtgtgtgagtggtgtgtagGTGGAACTGCATACATgaatgcatatgtgtgtgtgtttgtgtgcgtgtgtgtgtgagattgagtAACGGAAAGAGAAGGTAAGACCTGGGCTGAAAAGTGAAAACAAAAGCACAGAGCCCTACTGAGCTCATAGTTGGTAAGTGCCGTTTTCTTTCTGCTCTATCAAGGAGAAAAATAACTACACATCATGAATTCATGCAATCTGATAATTAAATACTTTTCATATACTGAAACACGTTTTATTCGATATTAAGAAAAATAGACacattttttaggtttttaaaagATGAACAGCTTCAAAGGAGGAAATCTGCCCAAAATGGGTGGAAAGAAATCAAaaccagaatcagaaccagaaggTTAGATCACTTTGTTGAAACGAAAATAGAAGAAagaaatctgtaataaaaaaagtttctgtttttactCAAAGTTCTCTATTATCTTTTTGTGTACAGACTTCGAGCAACTTTGGAGAAACATCGACTGGAAGTGAGTGATCAATTtagtaatgttttgttttacggAAATCAGGCTTTATATTCCATGTATctacaaaaaattaaataatattacaaatcTGCATAATTctcaataatatataaaaaatgaataaagagtTTGATTATATACATCATCCTTGTTGTTGTGAAACTATATTAGTTTGGTCAGAAGTCACGCCATTAGTTCAGTAGCAGTgatctgtgtgtaatttaaacaTCAAGGAGAATTCAGCTAATGAAGCAACATTAAATCCACTAGTAAAAAGGCAGCACCAAAACTCTGCAGGTCACGGCAAACACTTTTCGTAGTgtctatacagtataatgttcaAATATTTAACTGTCTTTTCTTTAAATCAATCAGATGTACCCCAAAAACGATTAAATTATTATAGGCCTTGAGAAACTTATATTTCCTAGTGATATTTCCCAGGTTTATTTCTATTTCGAAACTCTCAGTGTGTTTATCCCAAACAGCCCAAGCAATCTGAAATCTGAGTTAAGTGAACTTCTTAAATTTATGGAAAACCGCAAAGACATCAGGCAGTTCAAAATACTGCTTCATGGACCAGTCGGAGCTGGGAAGTCCTGCTTTGTAAACTCAGTGAGGAGCGTATACAAGGAAAGAATTGTATTCGGGGCAGCAGAGGAGACATCTGCTGGAAAGAGCTGCACAAAAAGAGTaagagttgttttttattctcattacaTTCATGGAACAATGACCAGAATAAGAAAATTAATCAGTTGTTCAAATCTTAAATACTGGAGTCATGTTTCAAATATTATAGTTCTAAGTGCATTGTAAAGGGAGTCTGAAAGGTCaagaagttatttatttatttatttattcatttatttattcatttattcatttatttatttattaattatatttcataACAAATGCTCTACTGTACATAATTCACCCTTTCACTCTGATCACATTCTTAACCACACTGTCATGCTGTGGGTGTCATGGACCGCTGAACAGTTCCCTGTATAAACACCAGAGGGCGTTCGGGCAGGgctttgtttattgtctgtgtTCCTATGTGCATCTCTTTAAGATTTATCCCACCTGTTTAATCTGATGATCTTGGCTTTCAGAgtctcaggtgtggcttctgcttgtttGTATTGAAAACCTGAACTAACACTGGCCCTAATCAGATAAGATTCTACATCCTGGTCTGGATTGCTTTTGTCAGTCTTTTAttgcacttttcttttcttttcttttcttttcttttcttttcttttcttttcttttcttttctttccacagAACAAAACTTACAAAATCACTGACAAAGATTCTGTCACCTTGCCATTTGTCTTCAGTGATGTTATGGGTCTGGAAAATCAAGATGAATCTGGAATTCATCCTGATGACATCATTAATGTGCTGCATGGCCGTGTCAAAGAAGGCTATAAAGTAAGAAAAACAATGAACATGTCTTAATTCAAGATCATCTGTTTTTTACTCATAACATATTCAGTAAATTATCTACAACTACAGATGCCACATGATCAGATGATGCAgtaatttaaagtattttatatccttttactgttcttttctttgtccTCAGTTTAATCCTTTTTCCCCACTGACTGATGCTGATCCAAACTACATACATGAACCCAGtctgaatgacaaagttcaCTGTTTGGTGACCGTAGTGGATGCAAAGAGCATCTCCTTAATGGAGGATGAGATGATTCAGAAGATGAAAGCTGTCAGAAAATCTGCCCTCAGATTGGGTGAGTTACTAAATGATGTGTTATAATATATGTAAGAATCTTACATtcgttatattattatattcctttttttctggATTGATTTGTATTTAATAGTTAGTGTGCATTTTTTGTAGATGAGAATTTGTATTGCGCTTTTCACagatacatttaaataactaaaaataaagtGCTGTGAGCTGAGCTGAGCAGCACAAAACACTATGTCACTCGATTCCGCTTCTGTTCcatatttttattgcttttttccttttacacaTTGTGTTTTGGTTCATATTTTTTCTCCGGCTCAATTTTTTCTTATCACTGATCATCATGGTTCAGGATAAATTTCACCTCTTTCCAGTTTagttcctgatttattttattaaaactcacGTATGTTGTATTTCCTTCTGAAATTTACACTTTAGTGCCCCCTGCCGAGGCCAACGTGGCGGACTCTCAAGCCCTGTTCCAGGCCGAGGCTAAACCCTGTATGAGATGTGTTCAGTGAATACATATTGTTCCACAAACCTTTCCTTTACACAAAGCGATGCAAGTCGAGTTGTGCAGCAGCCCACAGAACAACGCACACTTGTTAACCCACTTCTGTTCCATGTTTCtacgtgttttgtttttatttatgtcttgtCTCCGCCCACATCCTGCCACTCATCACTGATCTCCCTTGTGTGTCAGGATTAATCTCACCTCTTCTCTGACTAGTGTCTCTGTATCCTCTGTGCACTCTGACAGCTTTCTTTTACTTATCTGTAAACCCCAGGTATCCCTCATGTGGTTCTGATGACAAAAATTGATGATGATGTCTGCCCACTGGTTACACAGGATCTAGCTGAGGTTTACAAAAGCAGGAAAATCAAAGAAAAGGTTTGTACTTCTTACACATTTTATCctacttgtgtttattttttctaataaaaatatctaatatctaatgttttgtgctgtttttgtgcgAATTTTTGTTAGCATTTTTCTGACTGTTTGTATTTTCTATATGTCTAGATGCGGGAATTCAGCCACACAATTGGTCCACCACTGAAATGCATCTTCCCAGTGAGCAACTATCATGAGGAGACTGAAGTAGATGACAAAAAAGATGTGCTTATTCTGTCTGCCTTAAAGGCAATTGCAGGATTTGTTAATGATTACTCTGAAGAGGGTAACATCTGAGTATCTGCTAAAAAGTCCATTTGGAAAAGAGAATTGGGATTTAGGTCTTTATTATCATCAAATCTTGATGTAGCTCATATATTAATCATGATTAACTACTTCAACTATAACGACAATCACAAAGTCATAAAATTGTAATGTGTGCCTGTGATTACTAGTGTAGATTAATTAAGAGCATATTTAATTggcttttattaaatttaagtCTCTCATCTGTTTATGCTACAGCTCactgttatttttaatgttattcatACATTCAGTGTTTCAGTATTTGAGAAAAATGATATCTTCTATTACATCCTGCTTGATAACAACTTTTtgtggatatttaaaaaaaacaataataataataattactttgTCAGTGATGTCATATTTGACTTtgattaacaatttttttttatctacttttttcgctataatattttgtttattttttgtaatgggGTTTAaagctgtgttgttttttcttattcattattatagcatcaccaaaatataaacaattgtGCCATTAATGTGTCATtagtgtaaacaaacaaatcagtagaaatgttataaataataactagatttgtaaagtttgtc encodes:
- the LOC132839881 gene encoding uncharacterized protein LOC132839881, producing MGQTQSAPPPRQPSPPPPPPKVEYDTPWRKMPWGKKDALEEKLRNFKLNTTDVKFVRILIVGEVGAGKSSFINSINDAFQERITSGALAGSCGTSFTKKYQTHHIKGKDGSHLPFVFNDIMGLEREGSKGICVDDIISALKGLIEEGYNFNPLHPASGKDSKNNPRVSDHTFCLVNVLDANKVSFMDHKFIDKMIRIREAASDYNLPQVIVMTKVDELCPLVKEDIRKVYTSKKIKEKMQDCSNALGIPMSHIFPVKNYHEETDTIDDMDLLILKALDQIVNLANDQLENGTSCEKLEMNSFKGGNLPKMGGKKSKPESEPEDFEQLWRNIDWNPSNLKSELSELLKFMENRKDIRQFKILLHGPVGAGKSCFVNSVRSVYKERIVFGAAEETSAGKSCTKRNKTYKITDKDSVTLPFVFSDVMGLENQDESGIHPDDIINVLHGRVKEGYKFNPFSPLTDADPNYIHEPSLNDKVHCLVTVVDAKSISLMEDEMIQKMKAVRKSALRLGIPHVVLMTKIDDDVCPLVTQDLAEVYKSRKIKEKMREFSHTIGPPLKCIFPVSNYHEETEVDDKKDVLILSALKAIAGFVNDYSEEGNI